A region of Natribaculum luteum DNA encodes the following proteins:
- a CDS encoding DUF5786 family protein, protein MGFGSYDESEQQDIDADFDDDDAVQSEENSHRGTIEFENGASSDELIDRLKEIKDEE, encoded by the coding sequence ATGGGATTCGGAAGTTACGACGAATCCGAGCAACAGGACATCGACGCCGATTTTGACGACGACGACGCGGTGCAGTCCGAAGAAAACTCCCACCGGGGCACGATCGAGTTCGAAAACGGGGCCTCGAGCGACGAACTGATCGACCGCCTCAAAGAGATCAAAGACGAGGAGTGA
- a CDS encoding DUF99 family protein, with the protein MKPGVRALGIAESYRAERSTLSAAVVRADRVVDGLSFTSCTVGGTDATDAVGSLVDRTLREDVRYVFLGAVAPAWYNVLDISTIHQRADRPVVAVTFEASDGLETGIREAFSGDELEERLALYRSLPPRREVSVGERPDETVYVRAVGLESSETADVVRAFTPEGGRPEPLRVARLAARAGDAYRRDLEG; encoded by the coding sequence ATGAAGCCCGGCGTCCGGGCGCTGGGTATCGCCGAGTCCTATCGCGCCGAGCGGAGTACGCTGTCGGCCGCAGTCGTCCGGGCGGATCGCGTCGTCGACGGGCTCTCGTTTACATCCTGTACCGTCGGCGGCACGGACGCGACAGACGCCGTCGGTTCGCTCGTCGATCGCACGCTTCGCGAAGACGTTCGGTACGTCTTCCTCGGGGCCGTCGCCCCCGCGTGGTACAACGTTCTCGATATTTCGACGATCCACCAGCGCGCCGACCGTCCCGTTGTCGCCGTCACCTTCGAGGCGAGCGACGGTCTCGAGACCGGCATCCGCGAGGCGTTCTCGGGCGACGAACTCGAGGAGCGCCTCGCGCTGTACCGGTCGCTGCCGCCTCGCCGGGAGGTAAGCGTCGGCGAACGGCCCGACGAGACGGTGTACGTGCGCGCGGTCGGCCTCGAGTCGAGCGAGACGGCCGACGTCGTCCGCGCGTTCACGCCCGAGGGTGGGCGTCCGGAACCGCTTCGGGTCGCCAGACTCGCTGCGCGGGCGGGCGACGCGTACCGTCGCGATCTCGAGGGCTGA
- a CDS encoding uracil-DNA glycosylase gives MGEMDGLCVTDCTRCPALVDSRSQIVNGTGPDDADLLFVGEGPGAQEDSQGEPFVGRSGSVLDDELLVAGLEREAVRITNCVRCRPPENRDPTADELENCRGYLLREIDLVDPEVIVTLGKVPTEHLLGRSVAVTKEAGSIEEVRLGERSRRVLICVHPAATLYDRSQRDTFESAIRTAADLAGVDDSGSGQTRLDGF, from the coding sequence ATGGGAGAGATGGACGGCCTCTGTGTCACCGACTGCACCCGGTGTCCGGCGCTGGTCGACTCGCGAAGTCAGATCGTCAACGGAACCGGCCCCGACGACGCCGACCTCTTGTTCGTCGGCGAAGGACCTGGCGCACAGGAAGACAGCCAGGGCGAACCGTTCGTCGGCCGCAGCGGCTCCGTGCTCGACGACGAGTTGCTGGTGGCGGGACTCGAGCGCGAGGCCGTCCGGATCACCAACTGCGTGCGCTGTCGACCGCCCGAGAACCGCGATCCGACCGCCGACGAACTCGAGAACTGTCGCGGCTACCTCCTTCGGGAGATCGATCTCGTCGATCCGGAGGTGATCGTCACCCTCGGGAAGGTGCCGACCGAACATCTGCTCGGTCGATCGGTCGCGGTGACGAAAGAGGCCGGCTCGATCGAGGAGGTTCGACTCGGCGAGCGATCTCGACGGGTGCTGATCTGCGTGCACCCGGCGGCGACGCTGTACGATCGGAGCCAGCGGGACACCTTCGAGTCGGCCATCCGGACGGCGGCGGACCTCGCCGGCGTCGACGACTCTGGGAGCGGCCAGACGCGACTCGACGGGTTCTGA
- the hisH gene encoding imidazole glycerol phosphate synthase subunit HisH, producing MSTTTSAPEETLAEVVVVDYGLGNLRSVTRGLERAGAAVEITDDPDAFDAADGVVLPGVGAFREGVENADPIREDLLAVADRGQPLFGICLGMQMLLTSSEEGETDGDAAVEGLALVPGTNVRFSEGQKVPHMGWNELSVEREHPLVEGVDGRYAYFVHSYYAEPDDDAATVATTDYGREFPSVVANEAGNVFGTQFHPEKSGETGLQILRNFVQFCADQ from the coding sequence ATGAGTACGACCACGTCCGCACCGGAGGAGACGCTCGCCGAGGTCGTCGTCGTCGACTACGGGCTCGGGAACCTCCGCAGCGTCACGCGCGGACTCGAGCGCGCCGGTGCCGCCGTCGAGATCACCGACGACCCCGACGCATTCGACGCGGCCGACGGCGTCGTCCTGCCCGGCGTCGGTGCGTTCCGCGAGGGCGTCGAGAACGCCGACCCGATCCGCGAAGATCTGCTCGCGGTCGCCGACCGCGGCCAGCCGCTCTTTGGCATCTGTCTCGGCATGCAGATGCTGCTCACCTCGAGCGAGGAGGGCGAGACCGACGGCGACGCGGCCGTCGAGGGACTCGCCCTCGTTCCCGGAACCAACGTGCGCTTCTCGGAGGGCCAGAAGGTCCCCCACATGGGCTGGAACGAGCTGTCGGTCGAGCGCGAACACCCGCTCGTCGAGGGCGTCGACGGCCGGTACGCCTACTTCGTCCACTCCTACTACGCCGAACCCGACGACGACGCGGCGACGGTCGCGACCACCGACTACGGCCGCGAGTTCCCCTCCGTCGTCGCCAACGAGGCGGGCAACGTCTTCGGCACCCAGTTCCACCCCGAGAAGAGCGGCGAGACGGGGCTCCAGATCCTGCGGAACTTCGTCCAGTTCTGTGCGGA